The Streptomyces uncialis genomic interval CAGCGGGTCAGGGTCCCGGCCGTCGGCGAGCCCGAGCCAGGCCCGCATCTCACCGCGTCCGGAGGGCGCGCCGAGGACCCAGCCGAGGGTCGCGGGGTCGAGCTTGAGCGCGAGCCGTTCGGTGATGGCGGAGCTGCCGGGCAGGGGAGTGTCGCCCGGGGCGTCCTCGGGGCCGAGGCACTGGTCGTAAGGGGGCAGCTGGGGCGGCTTGGCCGAGGTGCGGACGTCGTCGGGGAGTGCGCCGAGGTCTCCGTACGCGGCGAGGGCCCGCATCCGTTCGACCTCGTGGCCGTCGTCGTCGAGCTGGAAGAGGGACGCCTGGCCGGTGGAGAGGGTGCGGCCGGTGCGGACCGTCTCGGTGCGGATGACGGCGGGGCCGGGGCGGGACGCCGTGAGGTAGTGGGCCGAGACGGTGAAGGGGTCGGGGTGGGGCAGGGCGTGCGCGAGGGCGCGGCCGACGAGGGCGAGCAGATAGCCGCCGTTGACGGCGGAGATGATCGTCCAGCCGGGCGACAGCTCGGTGTCGTAGACGCCCGGGTCGGTGGGGCCCCGGGGCACGACCGCGGTG includes:
- a CDS encoding thioesterase family protein; its protein translation is MSETRVEAAIGDSEFDRDTAVVPRGPTDPGVYDTELSPGWTIISAVNGGYLLALVGRALAHALPHPDPFTVSAHYLTASRPGPAVIRTETVRTGRTLSTGQASLFQLDDDGHEVERMRALAAYGDLGALPDDVRTSAKPPQLPPYDQCLGPEDAPGDTPLPGSSAITERLALKLDPATLGWVLGAPSGRGEMRAWLGLADGRDPDPLSLLLAVDALPPTAFELGLKGWVPTVELTAHVRCRPAPGPLRVSVTTRNLAGGFLEEDAEVWDSADRLVAQSRQLARAKLD